The following are encoded in a window of Kitasatospora fiedleri genomic DNA:
- a CDS encoding response regulator transcription factor encodes MTIRVVIADDQELVRAGFGMILDAQPDIEVVAEAGDGRQAVEAVRAHAPDVLLLDVRMPVMDGLEAARRVCAEHPGCRVIMLTTFDVDDYVFDALYAGASGFLLKDVRRDDLAHAVRVVHSGEALLAPSVTRRVIGEVTARKTGAAPAVARPLRRLLESLTARESETLRLVARGMSNAEIAAELVVSEHTVKTHVSNLLQKLGLRDRVHAVVFAYEAGAVTAGE; translated from the coding sequence TTGACCATACGCGTGGTGATCGCCGACGACCAGGAACTGGTCCGGGCCGGGTTCGGCATGATCCTCGACGCCCAGCCCGACATCGAGGTCGTCGCCGAGGCCGGCGACGGGCGGCAGGCCGTGGAGGCCGTCCGCGCGCACGCCCCCGACGTCCTGCTGCTGGACGTCCGGATGCCCGTCATGGACGGCCTGGAGGCCGCCCGCCGGGTCTGCGCCGAGCACCCCGGCTGCCGGGTCATCATGCTCACCACCTTCGACGTCGACGACTACGTCTTCGACGCGCTGTACGCCGGGGCCAGCGGCTTCCTGCTCAAGGACGTCCGCCGCGACGACCTCGCCCACGCCGTCCGGGTCGTCCACTCCGGCGAGGCGCTGCTCGCCCCGTCCGTCACCCGCCGGGTGATCGGCGAGGTCACCGCCCGCAAGACCGGCGCCGCCCCGGCCGTCGCCCGGCCGCTGCGGCGCCTGCTGGAGTCGCTCACCGCCCGCGAGTCGGAGACCCTGCGGCTGGTCGCCCGGGGCATGTCCAACGCCGAGATCGCCGCCGAACTGGTGGTCAGCGAGCACACCGTGAAGACCCACGTCAGCAACCTGCTGCAGAAGCTCGGCCTGCGCGACCGCGTCCACGCGGTGGTCTTCGCGTACGAGGCGGGGGCGGTCACGGCGGGGGAGTGA
- a CDS encoding sensor histidine kinase has product MGTRGTRGTWGTWGKRTDGLLAWGRARAWAVDGPLLALAVGVSLWGVYTDGHAAERRWWAYALALAGSLPLWWRRRAPWAVLLACAVPTCALSVVAHFAMPQIQVAMAVAVYTVADRGRDWQRAALLAFAVVGNVVGTRSFGGMLFSLVVSVGSFVLGSLVRELRRLAGVEAERARQAGLRAASDAARAVAEERARIAREMHDILAHAVSLMVVQAEAGPLVVRGDPDRAVRAFDAIADSGRDAMVQLRRSLGVLKEGGAAPALAPQPRLAELAEVLQRVRESGVAVDAEIEEAGPAEVQAAAFRIVQEALTNVVKHAGARRVGVRVAVRDGALLAVEVVDDGAGAGAGAAAGVDGRSGGRGLLSIRERAAACGGSAETGPRPDGPGYLVAAVLPLDA; this is encoded by the coding sequence ATGGGGACGCGGGGGACGCGGGGGACGTGGGGGACGTGGGGGAAGCGGACGGACGGGCTGCTGGCCTGGGGGCGGGCCCGGGCCTGGGCGGTGGACGGGCCGCTGCTGGCGCTCGCCGTCGGCGTCTCGCTCTGGGGGGTGTACACCGACGGGCACGCGGCCGAACGGCGGTGGTGGGCCTACGCGCTGGCGCTGGCCGGGTCGCTGCCGCTGTGGTGGCGCCGCCGCGCCCCGTGGGCGGTGCTGCTGGCCTGCGCGGTACCCACCTGCGCGCTGTCGGTGGTCGCGCACTTCGCGATGCCGCAGATCCAGGTCGCCATGGCGGTCGCCGTCTACACCGTCGCCGACCGCGGCCGGGACTGGCAGCGCGCCGCGCTGCTGGCCTTCGCGGTGGTCGGCAACGTGGTCGGCACCCGCTCCTTCGGCGGCATGCTGTTCAGCCTGGTGGTGTCGGTCGGCAGCTTCGTGCTCGGCTCGCTGGTGCGGGAGCTGCGCCGGCTGGCCGGCGTCGAGGCCGAACGGGCCCGGCAGGCCGGGCTGCGGGCCGCCAGCGACGCCGCCCGCGCGGTCGCCGAGGAGCGCGCCCGGATCGCCCGCGAGATGCACGACATCCTGGCCCACGCGGTCTCGCTGATGGTGGTGCAGGCCGAGGCCGGGCCGCTGGTGGTGCGCGGCGACCCCGACCGGGCGGTCCGCGCGTTCGACGCCATCGCCGACTCCGGGCGCGACGCCATGGTCCAGCTCCGGCGCTCGCTGGGCGTGCTGAAGGAGGGCGGCGCGGCGCCCGCGCTCGCCCCGCAGCCCCGGCTGGCCGAGCTCGCGGAGGTGCTGCAGCGGGTCCGCGAGTCCGGGGTGGCGGTCGACGCCGAGATCGAGGAGGCCGGGCCGGCCGAGGTGCAGGCGGCGGCCTTCCGGATCGTCCAGGAGGCGCTCACCAACGTGGTCAAGCACGCCGGCGCCCGCCGGGTCGGCGTCCGGGTCGCGGTCCGCGACGGGGCGCTGCTGGCGGTCGAGGTGGTCGACGACGGCGCGGGAGCGGGGGCGGGCGCGGCGGCCGGGGTCGACGGGCGCTCCGGCGGGCGCGGCCTGCTCTCCATCCGGGAGCGCGCGGCGGCCTGCGGCGGCAGCGCCGAGACCGGGCCCCGACCCGACGGGCCCGGCTACCTGGTGGCCGCCGTGCTGCCGCTCGACGCCTGA
- a CDS encoding WGR domain-containing protein: MSATVSADPQVTYLELSEDEGSAHKFYEVTVKEAELTIRYGRIGEPGTTRTTVCASAEKAAAQAARKIGEKVRKGYAPAVRGVRQRRSVTRRQITSTRSTARQAPLLWRFRSGSPAFGVYVGEEHAWVGNEQGDVYTLTTDGRVTGRFGLPDGVKCIVADDWWIYAGCDDGKVYDLGGKVPRVAYEIAQDVDIYWLDIHDGVLGVADERGGLTTVDHEDEFQWRRNAQGSSGWMVRCDAESVYHGWSAGVARYAKRGGDQLWHTRTKGSVLFGWQERDEVFAGTSQGWVHRLRKSDGAETAAYRCDAAVFSCAASPDGEFVFAGDNHSSVYCFAADGTRLWKLGTGCGSAYSMQYRDGRLYLVTTDGSLACLDASQGAVRAAEQGTLPATAEVSGAGVERVAAGAELETVSAGAVAGAGGVEVECVAEGGRLRVRVVTPGYDATLRVQFPKDVRVAGARYLVAEVRRSESGGFYRARGEIKRLL; the protein is encoded by the coding sequence ATGTCCGCCACCGTTTCCGCCGACCCGCAGGTGACCTACCTGGAGCTCTCCGAGGACGAGGGGAGTGCCCACAAGTTCTACGAAGTCACGGTCAAGGAAGCCGAGTTGACCATCCGCTACGGCCGGATCGGCGAGCCGGGCACCACCAGGACCACGGTCTGCGCGAGCGCCGAGAAGGCCGCCGCGCAGGCCGCCAGGAAGATCGGCGAGAAGGTCCGCAAGGGCTACGCCCCGGCCGTGCGGGGCGTGCGCCAGCGCCGGTCGGTGACCCGCCGGCAGATCACCTCGACCCGCTCCACCGCCCGCCAGGCCCCGCTGCTGTGGCGCTTCCGCTCCGGCTCGCCCGCGTTCGGGGTGTACGTCGGCGAGGAGCACGCCTGGGTCGGCAACGAGCAGGGCGACGTCTACACGCTGACCACGGACGGCCGGGTCACCGGCCGGTTCGGCCTGCCCGACGGCGTCAAGTGCATCGTCGCCGACGACTGGTGGATCTACGCGGGCTGCGACGACGGCAAGGTGTACGACCTCGGCGGGAAGGTGCCGCGGGTGGCGTACGAGATCGCCCAGGACGTGGACATCTACTGGCTGGACATCCACGACGGCGTGCTCGGCGTCGCCGACGAGCGCGGCGGGCTGACCACCGTCGACCACGAGGACGAGTTCCAGTGGCGGCGCAACGCCCAGGGCTCCTCCGGCTGGATGGTGCGCTGCGACGCCGAGTCGGTCTACCACGGCTGGTCGGCGGGCGTGGCCCGGTACGCCAAGCGCGGCGGCGACCAGCTCTGGCACACCCGCACCAAGGGCTCGGTGCTGTTCGGCTGGCAGGAGCGGGACGAGGTGTTCGCCGGCACCTCGCAGGGCTGGGTGCACCGGCTGCGCAAGTCCGACGGCGCGGAGACCGCCGCGTACCGGTGCGACGCCGCGGTGTTCTCCTGCGCGGCCTCCCCGGACGGGGAGTTCGTGTTCGCGGGCGACAACCACTCGTCCGTCTACTGCTTCGCCGCCGACGGCACCCGGCTGTGGAAGCTGGGCACCGGCTGCGGCTCGGCGTACAGCATGCAGTACCGCGACGGGCGGCTGTACCTGGTCACCACCGACGGTTCGCTGGCCTGCCTGGACGCCTCCCAGGGCGCCGTGCGGGCCGCCGAGCAGGGCACCCTGCCGGCCACCGCCGAGGTGAGCGGCGCGGGCGTCGAGCGGGTCGCGGCCGGCGCCGAGCTGGAGACCGTCAGCGCCGGCGCGGTGGCGGGCGCCGGGGGCGTCGAGGTGGAGTGCGTGGCCGAGGGCGGGCGGCTGCGGGTCCGGGTGGTCACGCCCGGCTACGACGCCACGCTGCGGGTGCAGTTCCCCAAGGACGTCCGGGTCGCCGGGGCGCGGTACCTGGTCGCCGAGGTGCGCCGGTCCGAGTCCGGCGGCTTCTACCGGGCCCGCGGGGAGATCAAGCGGCTGCTGTGA